The proteins below come from a single Xiphophorus hellerii strain 12219 chromosome 14, Xiphophorus_hellerii-4.1, whole genome shotgun sequence genomic window:
- the LOC116732431 gene encoding endonuclease domain-containing 1 protein-like produces MMAFWLQMGFLMASLTSSAVRGRVEKELSPECREFLYKRTPPKGLELPSIKYICQFHNKKPRYVTLYSTEDHVPIYSAYTFKHSDGETCVDVPWMYEPQLSTSFDTDEMQPFPRGYIHMNFEDAQAILDDYTNAIHYERGTLNPDEHQNELDDKASTYTLTNVVPVVPDFNNRIWKKQEHIVRKRLNNYCRGKAYIVTGITKSGKMIRRENMNRIAVPNYLWSAYCCMNYDHNTPYTERYKFPSFAHYALNEDENNEIVETSVPKLQEFLKKTFANQYFQIFEGDCNPQSSMKSD; encoded by the exons ATGATGGCGTTTTGGCTACAGATGGGTTTCCTGATGGCCAGCCTAACGTCTTCAGCGGTGAGAGGGCGAGTAGAAAAAGAGCTGTCTCCAGAGTGCAGAGAATTCCTCTACAAGAGAACCCCACCGAAAGGCCTGGAGCTCCCCTCCATCAAGTACATCTGTCAGTTTCACAACAAGAAGCCGCGCTACGTGACTCTGTACAGCACGGAGGATCACGTTCCCATCTACTCCGCCTACACCTTTAAGCACTCGGATGGGGAGACGTGTGTGGATGTTCCCTGGATGTATGAGCCACAG ttgtCCACTTCTTTTGACACAGACGAGATGCAGCCCTTTCCACGCGGTTACATTCACATGAACTTTGAAGACGCCCAAGCGATTCTGGACGACTACACCAACGCCATACACTACGAGCGAGGGACCCTGAACCCGGACGAGCATCAGAACGAACTCGACGACAAGGCCTCCACTTACACCCTCACCAACGTCGTCCCCGTGGTACCCGACTTCAACAACAGGATCTGGAAAAAACAGGAGCACATCGTCCGCAAACGGCTTAACAACTACTGCCGCGGGAAGGCCTACATAGTGACCGGAATCACCAAGTCAGGGAAGATGATCCGCAGGGAAAACATGAACCGTATCGCAGTCCCCAACTACCTGTGGTCGGCTTACTGCTGCATGAACTATGACCACAACACGCCTTATACTGAGCGATACAAGTTCCCGTCTTTTGCTCACTACGCCCTCAATGAGGACGAGAACAACGAGATAGTAGAGACCTCCGTCCCAAAGCTCCAGGAGTTTCTCAAAAAGACGTTTGCGAACCAgtactttcagatttttgaagGAGACTGCAATCCTCAGTCATCCATGAAAAGtgattaa
- the LOC116732429 gene encoding endonuclease domain-containing 1 protein-like has product MRATSANRAVSLTAVVMVLTSVVLQGVQAGVVSDFSHAERCKDSLYMGTPPRGYLSNAFKKICQRYEDKPRYATVYDPRRHIPIFSAYTFKKSDGEKKVDFPWMFEPQLASEKSSSNMEPFPQSTSMHMNFEDTQAVLEDYADVVQYERGQLNPDEHQADPLDKASTYSLTNVVPQIREFNLGPWAEHQDIIRKRLNNYCRGKAYVITGVTTSGHTIRRNNMDRVAVPEYMWSAYCCTEFDQNAPYFVRYKFPVFGAYGLNDRVNNQMVEVPLKNLEKFLKGRMDVDKNFQIFYNDCVPDN; this is encoded by the exons ATGAGAGCGACATCTGCAAACCGTGCCGTTTCCCTGACAGCTGTTGTGATGGTGCTAACCTCGGTGGTGCTGCAGGGAGTCCAAGCAGGAGTAGTAAGTGACTTCAGCCATGCAGAGCGCTGCAAGGACTCCCTGTATATGGGAACCCCACCGAGAGGTTATCTCAGCAACGCCTTTAAGAAGATCTGCCAGAGGTACGAGGATAAACCTCGCTACGCCACAGTGTATGACCCCCGCAGACACATCCCCATCTTCTCTGCGTACACGTTCAAGAAGTCAGACGGGGAGAAGAAGGTGGACTTCCCCTGGATGTTTGAGCCTCAG TTGGCATCAGAGAAGAGTAGCAGCAACATGGAGCCTTTCCCCCAGTCTACAAGTATGCACATGAACTTCGAGGACACCCAGGCTGTCCTCGAAGATTACGCCGACGTTGTTCAGTACGAACGCGGACAACTAAACCCCGACGAGCACCAAGCAGACCCTCTGGACAAAGCCTCCACCTACAGCTTGACAAACGTGGTTCCTCAGATAAGGGAGTTCAACCTGGGCCCTTGGGCCGAACACCAGGACATCATCCGCAAACGACTCAATAACTACTGCAGAGGAAAGGCCTACGTTATCACCGGGGTCACCACCTCTGGACACACAATCCGCCGCAACAACATGGATCGGGTGGCCGTGCCGGAGTACATGTGGTCGGCTTACTGCTGCACGGAGTTTGACCAGAACGCACCGTACTTTGTGCGCTACAAGTTCCCTGTGTTTGGGGCATACGGGCTGAACGACCGCGTCAACAACCAGATGGTGGAGGTTCCCCTGAAGAACCTGGAGAAGTTCCTCAAAGGGAGGATGGACGTGGACAAGAACTTCCAGATATTCTATAACGACTGTGTTCCAGATAACTAA
- the ufsp1 gene encoding ufm1-specific protease 1 produces the protein MASDENIDWGACEKEEIYQKIETLLKNVHTELPDPLTDPAKCSLVKGDYLYFHYGCDGQNDRGWGCGYRTIQTMASWIYLNRSPVQNQNRIAPSLPQIQQALVTMGDKPGSFSGSREWIGTFEASLVLDYFCDVPCKVVHVRGGGAELEQVAAEELHQHFEKHGSPVMMGGDRDNSSKGILGVCSGDKGSYLLVVDPHYYGRQLEKTELQKRGWVAWKRVSSLDQSSFYNLCLPQTATKGI, from the coding sequence ATGGCTTCTGACGAAAATATAGATTGGGGTGCCTGTGAAAAGGAGGAGATTTATCAGAAGATAGAAACTTTATTAAAGAATGTACACACTGAGCTCCCTGATCCACTGACGGACCCTGCGAAATGCTCCCTGGTTAAAGGAGACTACCTGTACTTCCATTATGGCTGTGATGGACAGAATGACAGAGGCTGGGGCTGTGGATACCGAACCATTCAAACCATGGCTTCGTGGATTTACCTGAACAGGTCCCCAGTTCAAAACCAGAACAGAATCGCTCCAAGCCTACCACAGATCCAGCAAGCCTTGGTGACAATGGGGGACAAGCCAGGCTCCTTCTCAGGCTCCAGGGAGTGGATAGGGACATTTGAAGCCTCCCTGGTGCTGGACTACTTCTGTGATGTTCCCTGTAAGGTGGTGCATGTTAGAGGTGGAGGGGCAGAGCTGGAGCAGGTTGCAGCAGAGGAGCTCCATCAACACTTTGAAAAGCACGGTTCTCCTGTCATGATGGGAGGAGACAGGGACAATTCCTCTAAAGGCATATTAGGAGTTTGTAGTGGGGACAAAGGGAGCTATTTGCTTGTTGTTGATCCTCACTACTATGGGAGACAACTGGAGAAGACAGAGCTGCAGAAGAGAGGGTGGGTGGCTTGGAAACGAGTCTCATCTCTGGATCAGTCCTCGTTTTATAACCTCTGTTTGCCTCAGACTGCTACGAAGGGAATATGA
- the pop7 gene encoding ribonuclease P protein subunit p20, producing MTEPRNPGMSSVPQSNPSHTESSSQAVEMDPVEYTLRKRLPRKLPKRRNDVYVNMKTDFRAQLARCQKLLDGGGHREICVHGLGLAINRAINIALQLQASSQGALQLAANTSTVELIDDLEPEDPDEAGEPMTRTRNNSAIHIKVFYPDPQ from the coding sequence ATGACTGAACCACGCAACCCCGGGATGTCCTCCGTCCCCCAGAGTAACCCCTCCCACACGGAGTCCAGCTCCCAAGCCGTAGAGATGGATCCAGTGGAGTACACCCTGAGGAAGCGTCTCCCCCGGAAACTTCCCAAGAGGCGGAACGACGTCTACGTTAACATGAAGACCGACTTCCGGGCTCAGCTGGCGCGCTGTCAGAAGCTGCTGGACGGTGGCGGTCACAGGGAGATCTGCGTCCACGGGTTGGGCCTCGCCATCAACAGAGCCATCAACATCGCCCTGCAGCTGCAGGCCAGCAGTCAGGGCGCTCTGCAGTTGGCGGCCAACACCTCCACAGTGGAGCTCATCGACGACCTGGAGCCGGAAGATCCCGACGAGGCGGGGGAGCCCATGACACGTACACGCAATAACTCAGCCATTCATATCAAAGTTTTCTATCCTGATCCCCAGTGA
- the epoa gene encoding erythropoietin: MLRKTCRGLFALLLLVLEWTRPGLPSPLRPICDLRVLNHFIQEARDAEVAMKSCREGCGLTEAVSVPQTTVNFDDWEKKNAMEQAQEVQTGLWLLQQALNLLRTSMTNSELNSHIDNVIRNLHSITAVLRSLNFQEYTPPASTVGPEGTWRVSTATELLQVHLNFLRGKVRLLLLDAQACQQEAS, encoded by the exons ATGTTGCGGAAAACTTGTAGAG GACTGTTCGCCTTGCTGCTATTAGTGTTGGAGTGGACCCGTCCAGGCCTACCGTCCCCACTAAGGCCAATCTGTGACCTCAGGGTCCTGAACCATTTCATTCAGGAAGCACGAGACGCAGAAGTCGCTATG aAATCATGCAGAGAAGGATGTGGTCTGACAGAGGCTGTCTCTGTTCCCCAAACTACGGTCAACTTTGATGactgggaaaagaaaaat GCAATGGAGCAAGCTCAGGAAGTGCAGACCGGATTGTGGCTTTTACAACAGGCCCTCAACTTACTACGGACATCGATGACGAACTCAGAACTTAATAGCCACATAGACAACGTCATCAGAAACCTACACAGCATCACCGCTGTACTACGAAGCCTCAACTTTCAA GAATATACCCCACCTGCTAGTACTGTGGGACCGGAGGGAACGTGGCGGGTGTCCACAGCTACAGAACTGCTTCAAGTTCACCTCAATTTCCTGCGAGGCAAAGTACGCCTTCTTCTTTTGGACGCACAGGCTTGTCAGCAAGAAGCCAGCTGA
- the LOC116733221 gene encoding LOW QUALITY PROTEIN: zona pellucida sperm-binding protein 3-like (The sequence of the model RefSeq protein was modified relative to this genomic sequence to represent the inferred CDS: inserted 2 bases in 1 codon) has translation MRKREMVQLAKILAELQFCAGCVPPCEAVDCPQADLVLAVGSCSPRDAVERTHWLPEFHRHISSRSSSFPVIRLAVGPSTPVLRYTFSLTDKRPSLTKRDEGLEIQCGETKVKITVKRKFFKERHVPFKAEFLGLGVNSAQKSFCGSERKVSETEMVISAXDCGTESRVQGEWLVYSNKLLVFPTVLVTSKGSVIVRGQTIVIPIECHYKRKQRVHGEPIAPTWVPVTSAIGSFGLLRFSLSIMTESCTSHRSSSVYQQGEAGFLEARVEAPLHPSLTLYVDSCVATLKPDLLSRPRYKFISNHGCMMDSLPPDSSSRFLPRDQANRLCFSFKMFNFNQTSPEQMFISCHLRATLKQKSPSRHNKACFFHKPKFRWRSIEGDSALCECCNTDCSGLAGVKNHGHPETGY, from the exons ATGAGGAAGCGAGAAATGGTGCAACTGGCCAAGATTCTGGCAGAGCTACAGTTTTGTGCTGGCT GTGTTCCACCCTGTGAAGCCGTGGATTGCCCTCAAGCAGATCTAGTCCTCGCTGTTGGATCCTGTTcccctcgtgacgccgtggaacgtacccactggttgcccgagttccATCGCCACATCTCCAGTCGATCTTCATCATTCCCCGTCATCCGGCTGGCAGTCGGCCCTTCCACACCAGTCCTTCGCTACACCT TTTCTTTAACTGATAAACGACCTTCACTCACCAAGAGAGATGAAGGACTTGAGATACAATGTGGTGAAACTAAAGTGAAAATAACAGTAAAGCGAAAGTTTTTCAAAGAGAGACACGTTCCGTTTAAAGCGGAGTTTCTTGGACTTGGAGTGAACTCGGCGCAGAAAAGCTTCTGCGGATCAGAGAGGAAAGTTTCTGAAACGGAGATGGTTATTTCAGC AGACTGTGGGACTGAGTCCAGG GTTCAAGGTGAGTGGCTCGTCTACTCCAACAAGCTGTTGGTGTTTCCTACTGTGCTTGTGACCTCTAAAGGAAGTGTGATAGTTCGAGGGCAAACCATTGTCATACCTATAGAATGCCATTATAAAAG gaagcagagagtcCATGGAGAACCAATAGCACCAACTTGGGTTCCAGTGACTTCTGCCATTGGTTCTTTCGGTCTTCTACGTTTCTCCCTTTCCATTATGACAG AAAGCTGCACCTCTCATCGCAGTTCCTCAGTTTACCAGCAGGGGGAAGCAGGGTTTTTGGAGGCCCGTGTAGAGGCGCCGCTGCATCCTTCCCTCACTCTTTATGTTGACTCCTGTGTTGCTACACTGAAGCCAGACCTTCTCTCACGGCCGAGATACAAGTTTATCTCCAACCATGG ATGCATGATGGACAGTTTACCGCCAGATTCGTCCTCCAGATTCCTGCCTCGGGATCAAGCTAACAGACTTTGCTTCagcttcaaaatgtttaatttcaaccAAACATCTCCAGAGCAG aTGTTCATAAGCTGCCATCTTAGAGCCACTTTGAAACAAAAGTCTCCAAGCCGTCATAATAAAGCCTGTTTCTTCCACAAACCCAAATTCAG ATGGCGGTCCATAGAGGGAGACAGCGCTCTGTGTGAATGCTGCAACACTGACTGCTCAGGACTGGCTGGAGTGAAGAACCACGGCCATCCAGAGACAGGTTACTGA